The sequence TAATCTTCTCAGGAGGATCAATGAGCAAAAAAAAAATAATAATAATAAATCAAATAAAAAAGGTAAGGAAACAAATTTCCATTGTATTTCTCCTGACTATTATAGCCGCATTTTTTGAATTGGCTGTGCCGTTCCTTACCCAAAAAATTATCGATTCCGGAATATTGCGTAAGAATTTTGAATTAGTTGTTGTAATGAGTTTGAGTATGGTTGTCCTCTTCATCATTCTGTCGATAATTAATTCTATTATCAACGTATTGTTTGCCAAAATAAGCGTAGAAGTGATTACTAACTTAAAAAAGGATATTATAAATAATTTACTTAGATATCCAGCTTCATTTTTTGATAATAATAAAACGGGTTATGTAATCTCGAGAGTAGAAGAAGTCGATAATTTAAACTCATTGTTTTCACCAGTAATTATGAGCTTTCTTAAAAGCCTCCTCTCTTTTTTAGGCGCATTTTTTGTGATTATGACAATTAAGTGGGAACTGCTTTTGCTTGCCGCGTTATTTTTACCGATACTTTATTTTATTACTAGACTAACTTCCAAGCAAATTTATAACTCATCAAAAGAATTAAGTGAGACGTCTGCAGAAGCACAAGGAGAGATTTATGAAGATATCGCAGGATTAGCTGAAATGAAAAATTCTAATTTGGAAAGTCACAAAGAAAATGAAATAAAGCGCTATTTTAATATTATTGCCAAAAGGCTGATAAAACGAAATTTTTTTGTTGTAATCGGTAGTGAGTCAGTGTCTTTATTCATTACAGTTTCCAGATCAATATTTATAATCATGATTAGTTATTTTATCATCAAGGGAGAACTAACGGTGGGATCATACTTCTCACTCTTATCCTACCTATCAAGTTTATTTATTCCTGTACAAATGTTTTCATCCATTAATCTCTCCATTCAGCCTGCGCTGGCGGTGTTATCAAGAATGGATTTTTTTATGGAGAACGAAATTGAAAGTGAAAGATGTGGAACAATAATAATTGATGAAATTGATACTATTCAATTTAAGAATGTCTCATTTTCATATCCTGATAATGAACGGGAAGTCTTAAATGACATAAATTTAAAATTGAATAATAGTAAGAATTTATTTATATATGGACCAAATGGCAGTGGGAAAACAACGATTGTAAAACTGTTGTTGGGATTTTATACTAATTATAGTGGGGAAATTCTTATCAATGGTTATAATCTTAAAGAGATTAGCATCAACGATTTGCGAAGTGAAATAGGGGTTGTGTCTCAAAAAATACACTTGTTTTCTGGTACCGTAATGGACAATATCAAGCAGTGGGACGAAAATCTTACAGACGAAGAAGTAGCTTGTATCCTGGAAGAATTCGAACTATCGGATGTATTAATAAATGAGAAGTACCATCATATTAATGAACTAGGGAAAAATTTATCAGGTGGTCAAATGCAAGAGATTGCACTCTCCAGAGCAGTTTTAAGACAACCCAGCTTATATATATTTGATGAGCCAACATCTAACCTGGACGTACAAAATAAAGAGAAATTTGTTCAGCTTTTAAATAAACTGAAAAAAATCTTTGTATAATCATAACGCATGATGAGTTTTTGATGTCTAAAATGGACTCTGAACAAGATTTGTATTTAGATATCTCTAATACTAAAGAAACTGCAAATGGAGTATAGACCATGACCAATCAAATTCTGATCGTTGATGATGAAACGGATATAACCAATCTGCTACAAGATTACTTTGAGATGAATGGTTATAAAGTCTTAACAGCACGAAGCGGAACGGAGGCTTTGCAAAAGGCAGCGTATAGTCCAGACATTATTTTATTGGATATTAATATGCCAGAGATCGATGGTCTTGAAGTATGCACCCGAATACGGGATTTTGTGTCCTGTCCTATTATATTCCTAACCGCTAAAGTAGAAGAGGCTGATAAAATCAATGGCTTTCGTGTCGGTGGTGACGATTATATCGTCAAACCGTTCAGTATTGATGAGCTTGGAGCTAGGGTGGAAGCACATCTGCGCCGTGAACGAAGACAATCTATTAAGACACAAACAAAATTCTCAAATGATCTAGTTATTGATTACTCTGCAAAAATGGTTTATTACAAAGACCACTCTCTCTCCTTTGCTAAGAAAGAATTTGGGATAATTGAATTGTTGTCGATGAACAGTGGTCAAGTTTTTGATAAGGAACATATTTATGAAAGGGTCTGGGGATGGGAGCATGAAGGTGACAGCTCCGTTGTTACAGAACATATTAGAAGAATTCGGGCCAAGTTTACTGAGGTTAGCGACCATATATATATATCGACGGTATGGGGTGTGGGTTATAAATGGGTAGGTTAAGAAAAGGTTTTCGTGATTTATCCATTAGGTTAACATTTATGGTTTATATGCTTGTATTTATACTTATTGCAGCGCTGCTCAGTATGATTACCATTGGTCAAGCAAGTCAAATGCGTAATAATATGTTTTTAAAGTATAACAATTCTTACACGTTAGCCGATATTGAGAATCCAGCTATTATCTATAATATGGAGGACGTTAATACAGACTATTCTTATAAAGATAAACAGATCATTAAGTTTTGTGATTTTTTAGATTCATGGTCTATTTTAATATTTTTTGGGCTATCTATCCTGTTGTCCTCTTTATTGTTTTACCGTAATAAGCTTAAGAAACCAATTGAAATTATGCGTGAAGCTTCTGAAAAAATATCCAATAATGACTTAGATTTTCATATTCAGCAATATAGCGAAGATGAAATGGGACAATTATGCGGATCATTTGAGAAAATGCGAGTTGCTTTGGTGGAAAGTAATCGTCAGATGTGGCGATCCATAGAAGATAGAAAACAGTTAAATGCAGCCTTTTCACATGATCTGCGAACACCGCTTACAGTAATCCGGGGTTATGCGGATTTTTTGAATAAATATCTACCAGAAGATAAAATAAGCAAGGAGAAATTACTGGATACTATTTCAACCATGAGCGCACATATTTTACGACTGGAAAACTATGTGCAAATAATGAGTGAGGCACACAAACTTGAGGATATATCTGTGAATCTTAATACAGTGAATAGTGAATGTTTTTTGAAACAACTAAGCAGTTCTGCTGAGGTTCTAGCACGAGAGCAAGCGTTTAAATTCACATTTATAAATAATATTTTTGAAGAAACTTTAAATATTGATGCAGACCTTGTGGCTAGGATATACGAAAACATGATTACGAATGCCATTCGTTATGCACGCCAGACGATTTCCGTACGTTTTGAACTTGTGGAAGGACTATTCTCCATGACAGTTAGTGATGATGGAAAAGGGTTTTCGAAGCAGGATCTCAAGTTGGCAACAACCCCTTTTTATAAAAGTAAAACAGAGGTTGATGGAAGCCATTACGGGATGGGACTAAATATCTGCAAGGTATTATCTGAAAAAATGGGGGGCACTATTCGTCTTGTCAATAATAAACATGGTGGTGCCTGTGTGAATGTTACGTTCTTATGCTCATTTCCCTAAAATTGTAATGATGCTGGAAATAGTTGATAAAAAATAGAGATTTGTTGGATATCCTTTCCTTAGAGTACAAATTCAGGGGAGGATATTTTTTTGTATCCTTTATAAGGAGGCGCTGATATGATTCTGGATGGGAAGAAATTGTGCAAATATTATGGCACAGGAGAAAGTCAAGTGAAGGCAATTCATAATGTTGATTTCTCTGTGGCGAAAGGTGAGTTTATTTCTATTGTTGGGCAGTCCGGTGCAGGAAAAAGTACTTT is a genomic window of Paenibacillus durus ATCC 35681 containing:
- a CDS encoding sensor histidine kinase, which gives rise to MGRLRKGFRDLSIRLTFMVYMLVFILIAALLSMITIGQASQMRNNMFLKYNNSYTLADIENPAIIYNMEDVNTDYSYKDKQIIKFCDFLDSWSILIFFGLSILLSSLLFYRNKLKKPIEIMREASEKISNNDLDFHIQQYSEDEMGQLCGSFEKMRVALVESNRQMWRSIEDRKQLNAAFSHDLRTPLTVIRGYADFLNKYLPEDKISKEKLLDTISTMSAHILRLENYVQIMSEAHKLEDISVNLNTVNSECFLKQLSSSAEVLAREQAFKFTFINNIFEETLNIDADLVARIYENMITNAIRYARQTISVRFELVEGLFSMTVSDDGKGFSKQDLKLATTPFYKSKTEVDGSHYGMGLNICKVLSEKMGGTIRLVNNKHGGACVNVTFLCSFP
- a CDS encoding response regulator transcription factor; the encoded protein is MTNQILIVDDETDITNLLQDYFEMNGYKVLTARSGTEALQKAAYSPDIILLDINMPEIDGLEVCTRIRDFVSCPIIFLTAKVEEADKINGFRVGGDDYIVKPFSIDELGARVEAHLRRERRQSIKTQTKFSNDLVIDYSAKMVYYKDHSLSFAKKEFGIIELLSMNSGQVFDKEHIYERVWGWEHEGDSSVVTEHIRRIRAKFTEVSDHIYISTVWGVGYKWVG
- a CDS encoding ABC transporter ATP-binding protein, whose translation is MSKKKIIIINQIKKVRKQISIVFLLTIIAAFFELAVPFLTQKIIDSGILRKNFELVVVMSLSMVVLFIILSIINSIINVLFAKISVEVITNLKKDIINNLLRYPASFFDNNKTGYVISRVEEVDNLNSLFSPVIMSFLKSLLSFLGAFFVIMTIKWELLLLAALFLPILYFITRLTSKQIYNSSKELSETSAEAQGEIYEDIAGLAEMKNSNLESHKENEIKRYFNIIAKRLIKRNFFVVIGSESVSLFITVSRSIFIIMISYFIIKGELTVGSYFSLLSYLSSLFIPVQMFSSINLSIQPALAVLSRMDFFMENEIESERCGTIIIDEIDTIQFKNVSFSYPDNEREVLNDINLKLNNSKNLFIYGPNGSGKTTIVKLLLGFYTNYSGEILINGYNLKEISINDLRSEIGVVSQKIHLFSGTVMDNIKQWDENLTDEEVACILEEFELSDVLINEKYHHINELGKNLSGGQMQEIALSRAVLRQPSLYIFDEPTSNLDVQNKEKFVQLLNKLKKIFV